The following DNA comes from Syngnathus typhle isolate RoL2023-S1 ecotype Sweden unplaced genomic scaffold, RoL_Styp_1.0 HiC_scaffold_63, whole genome shotgun sequence.
ttgcttcatacaatttgagtggcgatgaagtacaacaggtttttatggcatctttaaccaaacattgggcaagcgttaaaggcacctgggatccctttgattcccggggccgtccattggaatgtaccggggtgccattacaaagagaaattgaccaactattgggcaggatcaaaataaaatttgaacgtagagcaaattacacagacattggccgaaccaaacaaaaagaagatgagttgtttgaagactttaggcacagactcgagagagtgttcaaggccaatagtggcttggagcatggatctgatgtttatgaccaacaactcaaaaacgctcTACATGCGAATTCGCGACCAGCGATCCAGAGCTGGATcactaaacatatgatcactttcccgacatctaccttgccacagttcattgatcatgctatacacgccgagaaagttgtcaatgcaaaaagggcaaaagagaaggggaaaatgggcaccgtgttttttgttaaaggagagcagtctgagatgttttatcaaaataagaccttcgAACCGCGCCTGGGGGGGCGTGGTCGTAACAAATTCcgtggcaagggtagaggggggtacagtcgtgattctcccaattatggaacgaatgaccagcccgcttcaggtcagtcaagacggtacaatgctggacctcccgtttgctggtcatgtggggaaacaggccatatagcaagaaactgcccagataatcacaggggtgggagtagacctcccttatgactggccgaaggtcaaaatacagttgaaacaactgtcttgtcaacagctccccctgttgatgtagatttgaacattcaagatttgttgatgaacaatgttgagaagccagtgataactctattcgtaaacgggactccaataacctttttgtgtgactcaggggcatgtgtgaccacgtgtcgtgacatacctgcagatgtgcaaagtaacggtagatccttttgggtgagagcagcgaatgggctggcaaccccagttccccagtctcgaccagtttggatacgggacccagaagggggaagttgttgcattcccattttgctgatgcccagttgccctattaatttgctaggtagagacgctctcactgcccttgggctttcccttgtgtctcttaatggtcaaattgctgtcaaaaggcgacaccagttacagatatttggccaatttcactgctactatttttattcattggatttggctgacgcagaagtgatggaatttggttcccctcttttggcccgtgtggccacccttttgcgctgccctgaacaagcaatggaagccaatcaactatacataactatgtggcataaagacacaccgggtcctgatcacaactacgagaacatgcttgaggctgctacacctgccaccttgacaacttctttccttctgcacgatggtgagagccgtgcttgtgtagtcatacaagcggctccccctgctgtgcagaagttacacgtgtctcccactccgctccacatctctctctacaggcctcacaccgcagcctggcagagtttaggatttatggctggtgatgccTTGGCAGCTTCTGACTGGACTCAGGTTGATCCTGGctccttttacagtccttccaccaagctcttcaaacaaaatatgactaaagccttgtcattcattagtggaatccacgctgatcctggtgttgagcaaacaccctcatcttgagattatgtgttgacgtccgatgacgagcacatcctcgctgaggtcccaagtcatctttggtctgcgggtccttctgacgttggtttagtgaaaggtgcgcttcctgttgtcataagacctaaaactgaataccgcccttgtgtgaggcagtatcctttaaaacctgatgccttacagggtatagcacctgttatttctgatttattaaaagcaggtgtcatcgttccttgcccggattctccttgcaataccccaattttccctgtaaagaaggcacccccttctgtggggtggagaatggtgcaagacttgcaagctgtaaacaatgctgttattcagagagcaccttgtgtccctgacccgcatactttgttgaattcattgacacctgatgcgaaaatcttcacagtgattgacattagcaatgcttttttctctgtccctattgcaaaagagagtcagttttggtttgcgtttacatatgctggctcaaggtacaccttttcaaggttaccacaagggtactgtgaaagcccgacaatttactcccaggtgatggcagccagcatggctaaatttgtcccgccaatgggaagtcagatcttgctttatgttgatgacattttgatagcatctcctgattttgcctcttgccaaaaagacacgcttgcagtgctgcatcacttggcaagtgaaggccacaaggtcagcaagaacaagcttcaactgtggtctgctgaaattaagtatctaggccacaatctaagttcccaaggtcgatccataattgaaagcagaaaagcctctattttacaagctcctaagccactaacaaagaagcaaatgatgtcttttttgggtctcacaggttattgtagaaactggatacttgattatgcccaaattgttgctcctctgtccaaattgatgtatgtggaagacatctcaatgtccgctcacttaaaatggactcctgaagccgaggatgcttttgttttgatcaaacaggctttagtctccagctccactctagccttacccaactatgataaggtgtttgtccagactgttgactgcaaaggtcattacatgacctctgttttgctccaatcacatggctcaaaattgcgtcctattgctttttattcctctaaactggacagtgttgcatgtgctctcccaccatgcgtgagggccgtggtggcagcctccatggctgtggagagcagtgctggtgttgtgttatttcatcctttaacactgaaagttcctcatgctgtctcggctcttctgctacagactaatatgacctttctgtcgcctgcgcgtcatctttcttgcatggctacgttgctgtctcagccgcatctgaccgttgaaagatgcacgacactcaatcctgccactctcattccccttcctgacgatggcgaattccatgattgtgtcgatgctgcccaacagattgcaaaggctcggcctgatttggaagatacgcctctgccagatggtcatgtggtttttgttgatgggtcttctaagaagaatgaatctggtgtgacccttactgggtatgccattgttactgccgacgtggttttggaggctgctaaactgccatccaatatgtcggcacaggccgctgagctcattgctttgactggggcctgtaaattgtttgcaaacaagtccgtcactatctggactgatagtcagtatgcttttgctacagtgcatgtttttgctcagcagtggagcaaccgtggcatgataacttctacagggaagcccgtctcccattccgctatactaactcaacttttggatgctgtccagctgcctttaaaggtagcggtttgcaagtgtgctgctcacactgcgggctctgatcctgtttctctcggtaatgcttttgctgacaaatccgctaaggccgctgcggaaggcctgcttcatgtcctctcgtctctcacggctcatgattcaatgtcacacatctcccctgatgtgttgcttgacatgcagtctcagagcccctcccaggaacgactctcttgggaaaagcggggtgctactaaaaacaccgatggtctttttgtgtgacctttgggcaaacctgtcttgcctcgtagcttgttcaaatgggctgctatttcaagtcacggggtcacccatgtctcggcgggaggtatggtgaaacaagtcgaggctatttatacaacatacggctttgccgctttttcacaacgattttgcagagcgtgtttgatctgtgctaaacataacccacaaggcaatttaagacctcagagagggaaattcccgactccattgtacccgtttcagactatacatatggattatatccaattacataaatgtgaagggaaagaatattgattggtcataatagacgcattttctaaatgggtagaaatatttcctaccaaacatgcagatgcactcacagtggcaaaagccttatgcaaagacatcattccaaggtacggtattccagaaacaatttatagcgacaatggtccacattttgtaaatcaaatagtgcataacattgggagaatgttccacataaatgtaaagaaccattgttcatacagaccgcaatccgctggcctggttgagagagcgaaccagtctataaaaaacagattaaagaaatgtatggaagaaacaaacgaccgtggactcagtgtttagacctggttaaaatgtacataaatattacaagtacaacagggctaactccttatgaaactatgtttgggagaccttacaggcttcctcagttcaaaaacacatgggagatccccgaggaagccacgttagctgattacatgaggaaaatgttggaacgtcaaaagtttctaaccaataacactgatgatgaacccatttctctgcaggaagaccccaaggtggtaccgggagactgggttttgatcaggagtatcaagaggaagaattggcattcacccaaatgggaaggtccctttttggtactactcacgacacctaatgctttaaaaatagccgaacgcaacacgtggattcatttaactcattgtaaaaaagtgatctccgcagacccaacctaagtacggaaggtgagcaaagtctggtaatagtgcctgattctggtgtcaagatccagggttgacacgaaagctagccgaagaattccaagacaccaacccgaagctcagggtgttgactctggggagatccaaaacatgagcattggagagtcatttggtgagtgctttaatcgggctgtagcctgcgcgaagtctaccatgtgcttttggttgtttttgctggtttgtgttaccattatatttctttcgggggttactttatctggagggatagagtaccgtgagcctcgcacattattctctcaggcgactgctaacgctaattctagtcgatgtggctcatggggagaacttgctagacataagcgcgacactaaatccccttttggtcatgttgtttgtgttccaggagccgtccgtgttccgacctgtgtaccatggcttttgtcttgggcttataataactcattaatgtttactgtggctcctaacacatcttcttctattattttacctttgaaaagtttgaaagggtttcgtaatggtcgccccactactggagatagatggctcgggtattggtggtatttaactggccacccggttaacaccggctggggcacccttgtcaccacgcaaatgcgagggtattggccctctggttccagtgacgaggctgtgttctttgctaaacgagtgactttgatgaatcggggcacaagcctccttttgactcttacactccctgacggtcatattcgtcctccaaatgccaccttgtttaacacttcttgttggggttttcaactgtgggcttggtcctctggaaccgatcctcgctttcctattgctatttgccttaatagaacaatgtcggtcgcagaccgtcccgttacaaaaaaatacaccttgtcagcgggagcaaagatcacaagtacgctcctcactgatgtagacagctattttgtggcctccacagggataagcggtcatactaacaactggcttcttatggctgagcaggccgcaaagatggctggcgctagttgcattgcatgcatgggtcccagacctcttttgaaaatcatacctgcaaatataggccctaagtgtgctgtcgttttgatgttagactcgtccatttcacccactcacgattgttttagatgggatacggtttaccctgttgcccctatgacaaagcacaaaccccttttttcgtctgttgtagctaagggtaattttacatgcattagatTGCCTGGTACCGGGGTGAAGCTCGGCGCCATACCTGCTCCGTGGTGTGGGTCCGTGACCGAGGTcacggccccttttttgcccattgctcgttgtgatatttggttttggtgtaatagtaacaagctttatgataggttgcctttcgacagcgctggaatttgcgctttggtaaccctattgctacctgttcatttgataccaatgtcctcttatgatctaacgtcttttgctaagtccgtagtgcccaaattctggccgagaacgaaacgagacgccgaatggcggggcgcagctaatccaacctacatcgacgccattggtgttcctaggggagtgccggatgagtataagctggtgaatcagatagcagctggttttgaatccgccctgtgttggtggtgtactcttaacaaaaatgttgacaggattaactacgtccattacaacgtgcagaggcttggaaactggaccgaggcgggtttcaaggcggtccactcccaactggccgctacttccctcatggctttccagaatcgaatggcccttgacatgctactctcaagagagggcggtgtctgcgccatgttcggtgagcaatgttgcacttttattccaaataacactgcggccgacggaagcctgtcccaggcccttgagggcctgcgggccttgaacgggaagatgaaggagcacagtggagtgaacacggaggtttgggccgactggttgaacgtgttcggaaagtaccgcaccctggtttcctctgccctggtctccgttgccgttttctctgccattttgaccttgtgtggatgttgttgcatcccttgtctccgatccctaattaacaggctaattacggctgctatctctccaccagctgagactttcccgttgctcctAAGGGATGACCTTTCGGTCGGCGGGGGTTCCTTCTCTGTTGACGGCCCGGTCAGCGAATCTGTTGTGGTAaacttgtccgatttgttttctgacccgggctttgccgattgtgactcaatttcctcccgtgtgtaagttggttcctgcgaaatgtgatccctgtggctgtaaatctttttgaagtggccatatgggtgatgggttggtctccgggaacttatgataaacaggggggaattgttagataaattgtatatatatgttatcatgcgttccctaatgagtacttattaataagttattgcgcagaatgcttgctgtttcgccttgcagacgtccaccagtccacaacaagtcatacgatgctgtctggggcttcctgaccttctacacctctgggaatccaagaaagttgctgatagctcaatctactctgttgatgtctgcacatgacattctgtccttgcattcctttcccatggcgtcctgtctgtaactacttgtttcacatagaatacttgtttatgtccttgcgctcctttattttctcatgagactaggccatgctttcccccccacctgttaggggctggtctcacattgtagatagggcatcccttaataaaaagagcgaggggtgtgacagatctttagtgtattttggactgctgtaggtctggatgcactcctcgcgagaaaagactcaacattctgcctcactggttttgtctgctgatccttttgctgattttgaacctgacagtttggtttatgttttataagcatttttaattttattgcttaaatcgcattttctcggcgagctgagcactttatctgaattgtgccgctcccgtcactctggttaggttggcatcgaaaaaaacgctctcgggtgctttagagtgccgagtttattactgcgcatgaagaaatgaccacctccaacgtttggtttatgtttaataagcatttttaattttattgcttaaatcgcattttctcggcgagctgagcactttttctgaattgtgccgctcccgtcactctggttaggttggcatcgaaaaaaacgctctcgggtgctttagagtgccgagttattcactgcgcatgaagaaatgaccacctccaacgtttggtttatgttttataagcatttttaattttattgcttaaatcgcattttctcggcgagctgagcactttttctgaattgtgccgctcccgtcactctggttaggttggcatcgaaaaaaacgctctcgggtgctttagagtgccgagttattcactgcgcatgaagaaatgaccacctccaacgtttggtttatgttttataagcatttttaattttattgcttaaatcgcattttctcggcgagctgagcactttttctgaattgtgccgctcccgtcactctggttaggttggcatcgaaaaaaacgctctcgggtgctttagagtgccgagttattcactgcgcatgaagaaatgaccacctccaacgtttggtttatgtttaataagcatttttaattttattgcttaaatcgcattttctcggcgagctgagcactttttctgaattgtgccgctcccgtcactctggttaggttggcatcgaaaaaaacgctctcgggtgctttagagtgccgagtttattactgcgcattaagaaatgaccacctccaacgtttggtttatgttttatacgcatttttaattttattgcttaaatcgcattttctcggcgagctgagcactttttctgaattgtgccgctcccgtcactctggttaggttggcatcgaaaaaaacgctctcgggtgctttagagtgccgagtttattactgcgcattaagaaatgaccacctccaacgtttggtttatgttttataagcatttttaattttattgcttaaatcgcattttctcggcgagctgagcactttttctgaattgtgccgctcccgtcactctggttaggttggcatcgaaaaaaacgctatcgggtgctttagagtgccgagttattcactgcgcatgaagaaataaccacctccaacgtttggtttatgtttaataagcatttttaattttattgcttaaatcgcattttctcggcgagctgagcactttttctgaattgtgccgctcccgtcactctggttaggttggcatcgaaaaaaacgctctcgggtgctttagagtgccgagtttattactgcgcattaagaaatgaccacctccaacgtttggtctatgttttataagcatttttaattttattgcttaaatcgcattttctcggcgagctgagcactttttctgaattgtgccgctctcgtcactctggttaggttggcatcgaaaaaaacgctctcgggtgctttagagtgccgagtttattactgcgcattaagaaatgaccacctccaacgtttggtttatgttttataagcatttttaattttattgcttaaatcgcattttctcggcgagctgagcactttttctgaattgtgccgcccgtcactctggttaggttggcatcgaaaaaaacgctctcgggtgctttagagtgccgagttattcactgcgcatgaagaaatgaccacctccaacgtttggtttatgttttataagcatttttaattttattgcttaaatcgcattttctcggcgagctgagcactttttctgaattgtgccgctcccgtcactctggttaggttggcatcgaaaaaaacgctctcgggtgctttagagtgccgagtttatcactgcgcatgaagaaatgaccacctccaacgtttggtttatgttttataagcatttttaattttattgcttaaatcgcattttctcggcgagctgagcgctttttctgaattgtgccgctcccgtcactctggttaggttggcatcgaaaaaaacgctctcgggtgctttagagtgccgagttattcactgcgcatgaagaaatgaccacctccaacgtttggtttatgtttaataagcatttttaattttattgcttaaatcgcattttctcggcgagctgagcgctttttctgaattgtgccgctcccttcactctggttaggttggcatcgaaaaaaacgctctcgggtgctttagagtgccgagttattcactgcgcatgaagaaatgaccacctccaacgtttggtttatgtttaataagcatttttaattttattgcttaaatcgcattttctcggcgagctgagcactttttctgaattgtgccgctcccgtcactctggttaggttggcatcgaaaaaaacgctctcgggtgctttagagggccgagtttattactgcgcattaagaaatgaccacctccaacgtttggtttatgttttataagcatttttaattttattgcttaaatcgcattttctcggcgagctgagcactttttctgaattttgccgctcccgtcactctggttaggttggcatcgaaaaaaacgctctcgggtgctttagagtgccgagttattcactgcgcacgaagaaatgaccacctccaacgtttggtttatgttttataagcatttttaattttattgcttaaatcgcattttctcggcgagctgagcgctttttctgaattgtgccgctcccgtcactctggttaggttggcatcgaaaaaaacgctctcgggtgctttagagtgccgagtttattactgcgcattaagaaatgaccacctccaacgtttggtttatgttttataagcatttttaattttattgcttaaatcgcattttctcggcgagctgagcactttttctgaattgtgccgctcccgtcactctggttaggttggcatcgaaaaaaacgctctcgggtgctttagagtgccgagtttattactgcgcattaagaaatgaccacctccaacgtttggtttatgttttataagcatttttaattttattgcttaaatcgcattttctcggcgagctgagcactttttctgaattgtgccgctcccgtcactctggttaggttggcatcgaaaaaaacgctatcgggtgctttagagtgccgagttattcactgcgcatgaagaaataaccacctccaacgtttggtttatgtttaataagcatttttaattttattgcttaaatcgcattttctcggcgagctgagcactttttctgaattgtgccgctcccgtcactctggttaggttggcatcgaaaaaaacgctctcgggtgctttagagtgccgagtttattactgcgcattaagaaatgaccacctccaacgtttggtctatgttttataagcatttttaattttattgcttaaatcgcattttctcggcgagctgagcactttttctgaattgtgccgctctcgtcactctggttaggttggcatcgaaaaaaacgctctcgggtgctttagagtgccgagtttattactgcgcattaagaaatgaccacctccaacgtttggtttatgttttataagcatttttaattttattgcttaaatcgcattttctcggcgagctgagcactttttctgaattgtgccgcccgtcactctggttaggttggcatcgaaaaaaacgctctcgggtgctttagagtgccgagttattcactgcgcatgaagaaatgaccacctccaacgtttggtttatgtttaataagcatttttaattttattgcttgaatcgcattttctcggcgagctgagcactttttctgaattgtgccgctcccgtcactctggttaggttggcatcgaaaaaaacgctctcgggtgctttagagtgccgagtttatcactgcgcatgaagaaatgaccacctccaacgtttggtttatgtttaataagcatttttaattttattgcttgaatcgcattttctcggcgagctgagcactttttctgaattgtgccgctcccgtcactctggttaggttggcatcgaaaaaaacgctctcgggtgctttagagtgccgagtttatcactgcgcatgaagaaatgaccacctccaacgtttggtttatgttttataagcatttttaattttattgcttaaatcgcattttctcggcgagctgagcgctttttctgaattgtgccgctcccgtcactctggttaggttggcatcgaaaaaaaacgctctcgggtgctttagagtgccgagtttatcactgcgcatgaagaaatgaccacctccaacgtttggtttatgtttaataagcatttttaattttattgcttaaatcgcattttctcggcgagctgagcactttttctgaattgtgccgctcccgtcactctggttataggttggcatcgaaaaaaacgctctcgggtgctttagagtgccgactttatcactgcgcatgaagaaatgaccacctccaacgtttggtttatgttttatgagcatttttaattttattgcttaaatcgcattttctcggcgagctgagcactttttctgaattgtgccgctcccgtcactctggttaggttggcatcgaaaaaaacgctcacgggtgctttagagtgccgagtttattactgcgcattaagaaatgaccacctccaacgtttggtttatgttttataagcatttttaattttattgcttaaatcgcattttctcggcgagctgagcactttttctgaattgtgccgctcccgtcactctggttaggttggcatcgaaaaaaatgctctcgggtgctttagagtgccgagttattcactgcgcatgaagaaatgaccacctccaacgtttggtttatgttttataagcatttttaattttattgcttaaatcgcattttctcggcgagctgagcactttttctgaattgtgccgctcccgtcactctggttaggttggcatcgaaaaaaacgctctcgggtgctttagagtgccgagtttatcactgcgcatgaagaaatgaccacctccaacgtttggtttatgttttataagcatttttaattttattgcttaaatcgcattttctcggcgagctgagcgctttttctgaattgtgccgctcccgtcactctggttagtttggcatcgaa
Coding sequences within:
- the LOC133148324 gene encoding uncharacterized protein LOC133148324; this encodes MSIGESFGECFNRAVACAKSTMCFWLFLLVCVTIIFLSGVTLSGGIEYREPRTLFSQATANANSSRCGSWGELARHKRDTKSPFGHVVCVPGAVRVPTCVPWLLSWAYNNSLMFTVAPNTSSSIILPLKSLKGFRNGRPTTGDRWLGYWWYLTGHPVNTGWGTLVTTQMRGYWPSGSSDEAVFFAKRVTLMNRGTSLLLTLTLPDGHIRPPNATLFNTSCWGFQLWAWSSGTDPRFPIAICLNRTMSVADRPVTKKYTLSAGAKITSTLLTDVDSYFVASTGISGHTNNWLLMAEQAAKMAGASCIACMGPRPLLKIIPANIGPKCAVVLMLDSSISPTHDCFRWDTVYPVAPMTKHKPLFSSVVAKGNFTCIRLPGTGVKLGAIPAPWCGSVTEVTAPFLPIARCDIWFWCNSNKLYDRLPFDSAGICALVTLLLPVHLIPMSSYDLTSFAKSVVPKFWPRTKRDAEWRGAANPTYIDAIGVPRGVPDEYKLVNQIAAGFESALCWWCTLNKNVDRINYVHYNVQRLGNWTEAGFKAVHSQLAATSLMAFQNRMALDMLLSREGGVCAMFGEQCCTFIPNNTAADGSLSQALEGLRALNGKMKEHSGVNTEVWADWLNVFGKYRTLVSSALVSVAVFSAILTLCGCCCIPCLRSLINRLITAAISPPAETFPLLLRDDLSVGGGSFSVDGPVSESVVVNLSDLFSDPGFADCDSISSRV